A stretch of the Marinobacter sp. JH2 genome encodes the following:
- a CDS encoding YbfB/YjiJ family MFS transporter, which yields MSSSSQVSSKQLFTVLLAGGLLLLVVHTLGRFIYTPLLPYLVADNQISASQGAAVATWNYLGYLVGALLAIRWHRIDQIRFLLPLFMAVHVITTLIMTQTDHLTVMSVVRWVNGVANGVIFVQAPALILEWLVLRNRASLSGLVYIGVGTGLLVSSGLVTGPADALEGAQRWWPALLVSIPLGWWGVVQLRKLDVPVREQDDSGKAITTTPLLDRASVPLFLSYAGAGLGYILPMTFLPLLANLELPADHFLQDGTWMLVAIVTIPSPWFWNKLGAVIGDLRALRLNFIIQLAGVLAAVVWPGAVGLVLCAVLVGGTFVGTVLLTQRTGRALHPHQGPRLSAAMVALYGFTQMVGPWLTKQWLDAGGTLLSAFGIGVAALAFGLVFAFFVPRPEVWHSRS from the coding sequence ATGAGTTCCTCATCGCAGGTTTCCAGCAAACAGCTATTCACCGTGTTATTGGCCGGCGGTTTGTTGCTGTTGGTGGTACATACCCTTGGCCGATTTATCTACACGCCTTTGTTGCCTTATTTGGTGGCGGATAACCAGATCAGTGCGTCCCAAGGCGCTGCGGTGGCTACCTGGAACTACTTGGGTTACCTGGTGGGAGCCCTGTTGGCTATTCGCTGGCACCGGATCGACCAGATCCGCTTCCTGTTACCGTTGTTCATGGCGGTGCATGTCATCACGACACTGATCATGACTCAAACTGACCATCTCACGGTGATGTCGGTGGTCCGCTGGGTGAATGGTGTCGCCAATGGCGTGATCTTCGTTCAGGCCCCGGCCCTGATTCTGGAATGGTTGGTTCTACGAAACCGCGCGTCTCTGAGCGGGCTGGTGTATATCGGTGTGGGTACAGGACTTTTGGTATCCAGCGGTTTGGTGACCGGCCCTGCCGATGCTCTTGAAGGTGCGCAGCGCTGGTGGCCTGCCCTGTTGGTATCTATCCCGTTGGGCTGGTGGGGCGTTGTGCAACTGCGAAAGCTTGATGTGCCCGTTCGAGAGCAAGATGATTCCGGCAAAGCGATCACCACCACGCCATTGCTGGATCGCGCCAGTGTGCCGCTGTTCCTGAGTTACGCCGGCGCAGGCCTGGGATACATCCTGCCCATGACCTTTTTGCCGCTGCTGGCTAACCTCGAATTACCGGCCGACCATTTTCTGCAAGACGGCACCTGGATGCTGGTGGCCATCGTGACGATTCCTTCGCCGTGGTTCTGGAACAAACTCGGTGCCGTTATCGGCGATCTCCGAGCGTTAAGACTGAATTTCATCATCCAGTTGGCGGGCGTATTGGCGGCCGTCGTTTGGCCGGGCGCGGTTGGTTTGGTGTTGTGTGCCGTGCTGGTGGGTGGCACCTTTGTCGGGACGGTTTTACTCACCCAAAGAACCGGCCGTGCGTTGCATCCGCATCAAGGGCCAAGGCTGTCGGCAGCGATGGTGGCGTTGTATGGCTTTACCCAAATGGTCGGCCCATGGTTAACCAAGCAGTGGCTGGATGCCGGTGGCACGTTGTTATCTGCATTTGGGATTGGTGTAGCGGCACTGGCCTTTGGATTGGTGTTTGCGTTCTTTGTGCCTCGCCCGGAGGTTTGGCATTCTCGGTCGTGA
- a CDS encoding SURF1 family protein, with translation MIDRRWHFDWRLLVFSGLLLPLLLSLGIWQLNRADEKQTLLQVWQQRASDRPWAEVVTGDLQPGLPVYLTGFYDKQSWLLDNRTRDGMPGYEVLTLFRPLEGPAVVVNRGWVPGLRTRDLLPMVETPDELLTLEGRLAEYPEPPVLAEVNSSEAGWPKRVQALPKTKVADFVREPAPMTVMLSDPKQPGAYRADRVPDVMGPQTHYGYAVQWFALAAVLTILTVVASYRRSET, from the coding sequence TTGATAGATCGCCGATGGCATTTTGATTGGCGTTTGCTTGTTTTCAGCGGGTTACTCCTGCCACTACTATTGAGTCTGGGCATCTGGCAATTGAACCGGGCTGATGAAAAGCAAACTTTGTTGCAAGTATGGCAACAACGAGCGAGCGATAGGCCTTGGGCGGAAGTTGTGACGGGTGATTTACAACCCGGTTTGCCGGTCTATCTGACGGGGTTTTACGATAAGCAAAGCTGGTTGTTGGATAACCGTACCCGAGACGGAATGCCCGGTTATGAGGTGCTAACGCTATTTCGGCCGCTGGAAGGGCCCGCCGTCGTGGTCAATCGAGGCTGGGTGCCGGGCCTGCGAACCCGAGATCTGTTGCCGATGGTTGAAACCCCTGATGAACTTCTCACATTGGAAGGCCGTTTGGCGGAGTACCCGGAACCCCCGGTCTTGGCCGAAGTAAACTCATCCGAAGCCGGTTGGCCGAAACGAGTGCAAGCATTGCCGAAAACCAAGGTTGCCGACTTCGTGCGCGAACCCGCTCCGATGACGGTCATGCTCTCTGACCCAAAACAACCCGGAGCCTATCGCGCCGACAGGGTTCCGGATGTGATGGGACCACAAACTCATTATGGATATGCGGTGCAATGGTTTGCGCTTGCCGCAGTGCTGACTATATTGACTGTAGTAGCGAGTTATAGGCGTAGCGAGACATAA
- a CDS encoding SCO family protein, with protein sequence MGRSLRITLIALFLIVALVFGLTVGRQVFLANSEPAPAPDLSEYNTYVYDQPRELTEFTLTNEQGKTVTRDDLKGRWSFVFVGYTNCPDICPAAMANLRQTDKLLSAELPQPDYLLVTADPKHDTPDTLKAYTGFFGEHFHGLTGDLDTLRALAKSLSAVFVHREVDGQLLVDHSGHFALLNPDGKLQALIQPPHKPKELAEAFERIYSWAKENHARAAGA encoded by the coding sequence ATGGGGCGTTCGCTACGTATTACGCTGATCGCGTTGTTTCTGATCGTTGCTCTTGTTTTCGGCTTAACGGTAGGGCGCCAGGTGTTTCTGGCGAACAGCGAACCGGCACCGGCGCCAGACTTGAGCGAGTACAACACGTATGTGTACGACCAGCCGCGTGAGTTGACGGAATTCACCCTGACTAATGAACAAGGGAAAACCGTGACTCGGGACGACTTGAAAGGCCGGTGGAGCTTTGTGTTTGTGGGCTACACCAACTGCCCGGATATCTGCCCCGCGGCCATGGCGAACCTGCGTCAAACCGATAAATTACTGTCTGCCGAGCTACCACAGCCGGATTATTTGCTGGTGACCGCAGACCCAAAACATGACACTCCGGACACCCTGAAAGCGTATACCGGCTTTTTTGGCGAACATTTCCACGGACTGACCGGTGACCTGGACACTCTAAGAGCGCTGGCGAAAAGCCTGAGTGCGGTCTTTGTGCACCGAGAAGTAGACGGTCAGCTTCTGGTGGATCACAGCGGTCACTTTGCGTTATTGAATCCGGATGGCAAACTTCAGGCCTTGATTCAGCCCCCGCACAAGCCAAAAGAATTGGCGGAAGCGTTTGAACGGATTTACAGCTGGGCCAAGGAAAATCATGCCAGAGCTGCGGGTGCCTGA
- a CDS encoding cytochrome c oxidase assembly protein, whose translation MADQQQGKRSNSRVIAWCMAGVVGMFAFGFALVPLYDVFCDITGINGKTSGRYEAGTSEQVDENRTVTVQFLASNGPGMSWEFRPVVRSVMVHPGEPMTVKFFAANPTGNDMVGQAVPSLSPSEGTLYFHKTECFCFNQQPLEAGESVEMPLVFIVDPELPEHITKLTLSYTLYDQGKPVEVSGPATADTITNNNG comes from the coding sequence ATGGCTGATCAGCAGCAAGGCAAGCGCAGTAACAGCCGGGTCATTGCCTGGTGCATGGCCGGCGTGGTGGGTATGTTCGCGTTTGGATTTGCCCTGGTTCCTTTGTATGACGTGTTTTGTGACATCACCGGAATAAACGGCAAAACCAGTGGCCGCTATGAAGCGGGAACCAGTGAACAGGTGGATGAGAATCGAACGGTTACCGTTCAGTTTCTGGCCAGTAATGGCCCCGGTATGAGCTGGGAGTTCCGGCCAGTGGTGCGCAGTGTGATGGTCCACCCCGGTGAACCGATGACCGTGAAGTTCTTTGCGGCCAATCCCACCGGCAATGACATGGTGGGGCAAGCAGTGCCCAGCCTGTCACCCTCGGAAGGCACTCTGTATTTCCACAAGACCGAGTGCTTTTGCTTCAACCAGCAGCCACTGGAGGCTGGCGAAAGCGTGGAGATGCCGCTGGTTTTTATCGTGGACCCAGAGTTGCCTGAACACATCACCAAGCTGACGTTGTCTTACACCCTGTACGATCAGGGTAAGCCCGTGGAAGTTTCTGGCCCTGCAACGGCAGACACAATAACCAACAATAACGGCTAA
- the cyoE gene encoding heme o synthase, with translation MSEQAKALPVQESTGSVTHISWRDYLELTKPRVVALMILTSLIGMLLAAPGVPGWGVLLFGNLGIAFLAGAAAVVNHVVDQKIDTVMARTRKRPVATGRIAPFDAILFAVVLAAVGMIVLMWQVNELTAWLTLASLVGYAGIYTLFLKRATPQNITIGGLAGAMPPLLGWTAVTGQVEGHALLLVLIIFAWTPPHFWALAIHRKEEYAKAGIPMLPVTHGNKYTELHIVLYTVMLLVVSLLPFATGMSGGIYLVGALVLGLRFLQYAIRLLKGDDRRVAMDTFKYSIVYLMALFVVLLVDHFVFF, from the coding sequence ATGAGTGAGCAAGCGAAAGCACTGCCGGTGCAAGAATCTACGGGCTCAGTAACACACATCTCGTGGCGCGATTATCTGGAACTCACCAAGCCACGTGTGGTGGCATTGATGATTCTGACCTCTCTGATCGGCATGTTGCTGGCGGCCCCGGGTGTACCGGGCTGGGGCGTTCTGTTGTTTGGTAATCTCGGCATTGCTTTTTTGGCCGGCGCGGCGGCCGTGGTTAATCACGTAGTGGATCAGAAAATCGATACCGTTATGGCTCGCACCCGCAAGCGCCCGGTTGCCACAGGCCGGATAGCTCCCTTTGACGCGATTCTGTTTGCTGTGGTGTTGGCGGCGGTGGGAATGATCGTGCTCATGTGGCAGGTGAACGAGCTTACGGCCTGGCTCACTCTGGCCTCCTTGGTGGGCTACGCCGGTATTTATACCTTGTTCTTGAAACGCGCTACGCCGCAGAATATAACCATCGGCGGCCTTGCGGGGGCCATGCCGCCCTTGCTGGGCTGGACTGCGGTAACCGGGCAGGTGGAAGGACATGCGTTGCTGCTGGTGTTGATTATTTTTGCCTGGACCCCTCCGCATTTTTGGGCATTAGCCATTCACCGAAAAGAAGAATATGCCAAAGCAGGGATACCGATGCTGCCAGTCACTCACGGCAACAAATACACCGAACTGCACATTGTGTTGTATACCGTCATGCTGTTGGTGGTTAGCCTACTACCGTTCGCTACCGGCATGTCGGGAGGCATCTACTTGGTGGGCGCTCTGGTTTTAGGCTTACGGTTCCTGCAATATGCCATTCGTTTGCTGAAAGGCGATGATCGCCGGGTAGCCATGGACACCTTCAAATATTCCATCGTTTATCTGATGGCGTTGTTTGTGGTGCTGCTGGTGGATCATTTCGTCTTTTTCTGA
- the ctaD gene encoding cytochrome c oxidase subunit I: MSAVADTHNQEHHHGPAKGISRWLLTTNHKDIGSMYLIFSFAMFLLGGSMAMVIRAELFQPGLQIVQPEFFNQMTTMHGLIMVFGAVMPAFVGLANWMLPLMIGAPDMALPRMNNWSFWLLPCAFLILVSTLFMEGGAPNFGWTFYAPLSTTYGPPSTTFFIFAIHIMGVSSIMGAINVIATILNLRAPGMTLMKMPLFVWTWLITAFLLIAVMPVLAGAVTMMLMDINFGTSFFDASGGGDPVLFQHVFWFFGHPEVYIMILPAFGAISHIVPAFSRKPLFGYPSMVYATGAIALLSFLVWAHHMFTVGIPLAGQLFFMYATLLIAVPTGVKVFNWVTTMFRGSLSFEAPMLFAVAFIILFSIGGFSGLMLAIAPADFQYHDTYFVVAHFHYVLVPGAIFGIFASAYFWLPKWTGNMYDETLAKTHFWLSFVGMNLAFFPMHFLGLAGMPRRIPDYALQFADFNMVSSIGAFMFGATQLLFLFIVVKCARGGEKAPAKPWDGAEGLEWTVPSPAPYHTFTTPP; this comes from the coding sequence ATGAGTGCGGTTGCAGATACCCACAACCAGGAACATCACCACGGCCCAGCCAAAGGCATCAGCCGTTGGTTGTTGACCACCAACCATAAAGACATCGGGTCTATGTACCTGATTTTCAGCTTTGCTATGTTCTTGCTGGGTGGCAGCATGGCGATGGTCATACGGGCGGAATTGTTCCAGCCGGGTTTGCAGATTGTTCAGCCCGAGTTTTTTAATCAAATGACCACCATGCATGGGCTGATTATGGTGTTCGGTGCGGTCATGCCTGCGTTCGTAGGCTTGGCTAACTGGATGTTGCCGCTGATGATTGGTGCGCCCGATATGGCGTTGCCACGGATGAATAACTGGAGTTTCTGGCTGCTGCCCTGTGCCTTCCTGATCCTGGTATCCACGCTGTTTATGGAAGGCGGCGCACCCAACTTCGGCTGGACCTTCTATGCGCCGTTATCCACCACCTACGGGCCACCAAGCACCACCTTCTTCATTTTCGCCATCCACATTATGGGCGTGTCATCCATCATGGGTGCCATCAACGTAATCGCCACCATCCTGAACCTGCGTGCGCCGGGCATGACCCTGATGAAAATGCCGTTGTTCGTCTGGACCTGGTTGATTACCGCGTTCCTGTTGATTGCTGTGATGCCGGTATTGGCAGGCGCGGTCACCATGATGCTGATGGATATTAACTTCGGCACCAGTTTCTTCGATGCCTCGGGCGGCGGAGATCCGGTGTTGTTCCAGCATGTGTTCTGGTTCTTCGGGCATCCTGAGGTTTACATCATGATCCTGCCGGCTTTCGGGGCCATCTCCCATATTGTGCCGGCGTTTTCCCGCAAGCCGCTGTTTGGCTATCCGTCGATGGTGTACGCCACCGGTGCGATCGCGCTGCTGTCGTTCTTGGTCTGGGCGCACCACATGTTTACCGTTGGCATTCCGCTGGCGGGGCAACTGTTCTTCATGTACGCAACTTTGTTGATTGCGGTACCCACCGGGGTGAAGGTGTTCAACTGGGTAACCACCATGTTCCGGGGTTCGCTGAGTTTTGAGGCGCCTATGTTGTTTGCGGTGGCCTTTATCATCCTATTCTCGATCGGCGGATTTTCCGGTTTGATGCTGGCCATTGCGCCGGCTGACTTTCAGTATCACGACACCTACTTCGTAGTGGCGCACTTCCACTATGTGCTGGTGCCGGGCGCTATCTTCGGTATCTTTGCCTCCGCTTATTTCTGGTTGCCCAAATGGACCGGCAACATGTACGACGAAACGCTCGCCAAAACACATTTCTGGTTATCGTTTGTGGGCATGAATCTGGCGTTCTTCCCCATGCATTTCCTCGGTTTGGCGGGCATGCCACGGCGGATTCCGGATTATGCGCTGCAGTTCGCGGACTTCAATATGGTGTCGAGCATTGGCGCCTTTATGTTTGGCGCCACTCAATTGTTGTTCCTGTTCATCGTAGTGAAGTGTGCCCGGGGCGGTGAGAAAGCGCCGGCCAAACCGTGGGATGGAGCAGAAGGTCTGGAGTGGACTGTGCCCTCGCCTGCTCCTTATCACACCTTCACAACCCCCCCCTGA
- a CDS encoding cytochrome c oxidase subunit 3 gives MADHQTYYVPEQSKWPIVATVGLGVTLYGAASIMVNGNQGESTTGSWVMFWIGALIMAYMLFGWFGSVIRESRAGLYSDQMDRSFRWGMSWFIFSEVMFFAAFFGALFYVRMFVVPWLGGEGDKGSTNMLWEGFQASWPLVNNPDPEAYRGPKEVVGPWGLPLVNTLLLVTSSFTVTIAHHALKAGNRAKVKLWLGLTLALAVVFLFVQGYEYAHAYSDLDLTLQSGIYGSTFYMLTGFHGAHVLLGTIMLAVMLIRISKGHFTEDNHFGFEAASWYWHFVDVVWLGLFVFVYVL, from the coding sequence ATGGCGGATCACCAGACCTACTACGTTCCCGAACAGAGTAAGTGGCCTATTGTCGCCACCGTTGGCCTTGGGGTCACCCTCTACGGTGCCGCATCAATCATGGTCAATGGCAATCAAGGTGAAAGTACCACCGGCTCATGGGTGATGTTCTGGATTGGCGCATTGATTATGGCTTACATGCTGTTCGGTTGGTTCGGCAGTGTGATTCGTGAAAGCCGGGCTGGCTTGTACAGCGATCAGATGGACCGTTCGTTCCGTTGGGGTATGAGTTGGTTCATTTTCTCTGAGGTGATGTTCTTTGCCGCGTTCTTCGGCGCGCTTTTTTACGTTCGAATGTTTGTCGTGCCCTGGTTGGGTGGCGAGGGGGACAAAGGCAGCACCAACATGCTCTGGGAAGGCTTTCAGGCCAGCTGGCCTTTGGTAAATAACCCGGACCCGGAGGCCTATCGGGGGCCTAAAGAAGTCGTTGGCCCTTGGGGACTTCCGTTGGTGAATACCCTTTTGCTGGTTACGTCTTCTTTTACGGTGACCATAGCCCACCATGCGCTTAAAGCCGGTAATCGGGCCAAAGTGAAATTGTGGCTGGGTCTGACGCTGGCACTGGCCGTGGTGTTTTTGTTCGTACAGGGATACGAATATGCCCATGCCTACAGTGACCTAGACCTAACTCTGCAGTCCGGAATATACGGCAGCACCTTCTACATGCTGACCGGGTTTCACGGGGCACACGTGCTGTTGGGTACCATTATGCTGGCGGTCATGCTGATCAGGATCTCCAAAGGCCACTTTACCGAAGACAACCATTTCGGCTTTGAAGCCGCATCTTGGTATTGGCACTTTGTGGATGTGGTTTGGCTAGGGTTGTTCGTGTTTGTTTACGTACTTTGA
- a CDS encoding twin transmembrane helix small protein produces MLKIAIVILLFAVIASLFSGLFFLIHDGGKTRRVVNSLAVRVALSVMLLVLLLIALWSGSITLNPTP; encoded by the coding sequence ATGCTTAAAATCGCCATCGTCATACTGCTGTTTGCCGTCATCGCGAGCTTGTTCAGCGGTCTGTTTTTCTTGATCCACGATGGCGGCAAAACCCGGCGAGTGGTGAACTCCCTGGCGGTCCGGGTTGCCTTAAGCGTAATGTTGCTCGTCCTGTTATTGATCGCGCTCTGGTCCGGTTCGATTACCCTCAACCCGACACCGTAA
- a CDS encoding COX15/CtaA family protein gives MLGAWTRLVHAGLGCPDWPGCYGFLTVPQGETNIAIANARFPDTPVDVAKGWPEMIHRYAAGTLGLIVFGLAIAAIRHRRERLPLRLPLFIAGFIVLQGAFGMWTVTLKLWPQVVALHLLGGFTTLSLLLLLNLRLRKSAGIQNLAAGRVAASLTKLRPWLYGGLFLVVLQIALGAWTAANYAAVACTDLPTCQGQWWPDGMDFQHGFDIAQQVGPNYLGGQLTDDGRIAIHVTHRMGAMIVLLYLGLLLARLWRHRGSSGLNRSIMLVACVLALQFSLGLANVWLHIPLGIAVAHNAMGAGLLLSMINLIWRHFQLPHSNTAMASHTTTITREVTA, from the coding sequence ATGCTGGGGGCATGGACGCGCTTGGTACATGCTGGCCTGGGCTGCCCGGACTGGCCCGGCTGTTACGGCTTTCTGACAGTGCCCCAAGGCGAAACCAACATCGCCATCGCGAACGCGCGTTTCCCCGATACCCCCGTGGACGTTGCCAAAGGCTGGCCAGAAATGATCCATCGATACGCCGCTGGTACCTTGGGGCTGATAGTTTTTGGCTTGGCCATTGCGGCTATTCGCCATCGTCGCGAACGTTTGCCTTTGCGGTTGCCGTTGTTCATCGCGGGTTTCATTGTGCTGCAAGGCGCTTTTGGCATGTGGACGGTTACCCTGAAACTCTGGCCGCAAGTGGTAGCGCTGCATTTGTTGGGTGGATTTACCACGCTTAGCTTATTGCTCCTTTTGAATCTAAGACTACGCAAGAGCGCAGGCATTCAGAATCTGGCGGCGGGGCGAGTGGCAGCCAGCCTCACCAAACTTCGTCCATGGCTATACGGTGGCTTGTTTTTGGTTGTGCTACAGATTGCCTTGGGCGCATGGACGGCCGCGAATTACGCGGCGGTGGCCTGTACAGATCTACCGACCTGCCAAGGTCAGTGGTGGCCGGACGGCATGGATTTCCAACATGGATTCGATATTGCGCAGCAGGTGGGGCCGAATTATCTGGGCGGGCAACTGACAGATGATGGCCGTATCGCCATTCATGTGACCCATCGAATGGGGGCTATGATTGTGTTGCTCTACTTGGGGCTGCTGTTAGCTCGTCTTTGGCGGCATCGGGGCAGCAGTGGTCTGAACCGCAGCATCATGCTGGTGGCCTGCGTTCTGGCGCTTCAGTTCAGTCTGGGATTGGCTAACGTCTGGTTGCATATTCCGCTCGGCATTGCGGTGGCTCATAACGCCATGGGAGCCGGGCTACTGCTGTCGATGATTAACCTGATTTGGCGGCATTTCCAGTTACCGCATTCAAATACAGCGATGGCATCCCATACAACAACCATAACTCGGGAGGTAACGGCATGA
- a CDS encoding DUF6746 family protein, whose amino-acid sequence MALTLKLATAAATLLFTFPAFAGEDYNHFKGEPAETLTQAVVNLSDYNNKLEQVLSGDLTPESLHEVHQLTYTLENALSKLDDELEDIAERLEKVHKASEHADPDTVKKEGQIYLTKTRTIIK is encoded by the coding sequence ATGGCACTAACACTAAAACTGGCCACCGCGGCTGCCACCTTGCTGTTTACTTTTCCGGCGTTTGCAGGCGAGGACTACAACCATTTCAAAGGCGAACCCGCGGAAACTCTGACCCAGGCCGTTGTGAATTTGTCCGACTACAACAACAAGCTGGAACAGGTGCTTTCCGGGGATTTAACCCCGGAGTCGCTGCACGAAGTCCATCAGCTGACCTACACCCTGGAAAACGCCTTAAGCAAACTGGATGACGAGCTGGAAGATATTGCCGAGCGGCTCGAGAAGGTGCACAAGGCCTCAGAGCACGCGGACCCGGACACCGTAAAAAAAGAAGGCCAGATTTACCTGACCAAAACTCGCACAATTATTAAATAG
- the hrpB gene encoding ATP-dependent helicase HrpB, whose protein sequence is MLPIEIILPELTQTLNQSTTALLQAPPGAGKTTRVPLALLEAEWRDDRKILMLEPRRLAARSAARFMAKRLGQAPGQIVGYRTRLDTNVSANTKIEVVTEGILTRLIQNDPMLEDYAAVLFDEFHERSLQADLGLALVRETQQALREDLRILVMSATLDTAPIAKVLGDVPVISSEGRAFPVDVMYRPLPRNGRVVDQVMAVVQEALQDQTGSVLVFLPGAGEIRRAEQQLQRQLPANVLLAPLYGNLKSEEQDRAISPAPEGARKIVLATAIAETSLTIEGVRVVIDAGQQRRAVFNPNSGMTRLVTGRVSKASAEQRKGRAGRIEPGVCYRLWSESEQFGLADFTPPEIQEADLAPLVLELAQWGARTPDQVAWIDSPPLAHWQQAVTLLQWLDLLDAEGAITDHGKAARELGMHPRLAHMVLKGRALGLGQLAVELAALLEERDLLGPGSGADLHERIRVLRGERGHRGLDVARLNAIKQAAKRLHRGETASGLPTETDVGRVLAQAYPDRIARRRPGSTPRYQLSNGKGAVLREDDALARQEWLVAADLDGKAREATIYLATPVDLADLEQGLAAHIEDREEALWDDKRGTVVARKVRMLGSLVLAEKALAQVAPELFQQGLLDAVRRKGWDSLPWIPAARQWCARVRLLAGEYPGEWPDVSGSALLDTLEIWLAPYLTGMKRWTDLTGLNLVQALNTLLDYPQQQRLEELAPRALTIPTGQSVTLDYSADNGPVLAAKLQALFGWTETPKVAGGRVPVVIHLLSPAQRPLAVTADLASFWRNAYPEVRKDTRGRYPKHPWPEDPLTAQAQQGTKKRPAK, encoded by the coding sequence ATGCTCCCAATAGAAATCATACTCCCAGAGCTAACCCAAACGCTGAACCAAAGCACCACAGCCTTGCTGCAAGCCCCCCCGGGAGCCGGTAAAACCACCAGGGTGCCATTGGCGTTGTTGGAAGCCGAATGGCGGGATGACCGAAAAATTCTGATGTTGGAACCCAGGCGGCTAGCGGCCAGATCCGCGGCGCGGTTTATGGCGAAACGGTTGGGGCAAGCCCCGGGGCAGATTGTAGGCTACCGGACCCGGTTGGATACCAACGTTTCTGCGAACACCAAGATTGAAGTGGTCACCGAAGGCATTCTGACGCGCCTGATTCAGAACGACCCCATGCTGGAAGACTACGCTGCCGTGCTCTTCGATGAATTTCATGAGCGGTCCCTGCAGGCCGACCTGGGCTTGGCGTTGGTGCGGGAAACCCAGCAGGCGTTGCGGGAGGATCTTAGGATACTGGTGATGTCGGCGACTCTGGATACCGCGCCAATTGCCAAAGTGCTGGGTGATGTGCCAGTGATCAGCAGTGAAGGCCGGGCGTTTCCGGTAGACGTGATGTACCGACCGCTGCCACGCAATGGCCGGGTGGTGGATCAGGTGATGGCGGTGGTGCAGGAGGCTCTGCAGGATCAGACCGGGTCGGTGCTGGTGTTTTTACCGGGGGCTGGTGAAATTCGGCGGGCCGAACAGCAATTGCAGCGGCAGTTACCCGCCAACGTTTTGCTCGCCCCGCTCTACGGCAATTTGAAATCCGAGGAACAAGACCGCGCCATATCACCTGCCCCCGAGGGCGCGCGCAAGATTGTGTTGGCCACCGCCATTGCTGAAACCAGTTTGACCATTGAAGGTGTGCGGGTGGTGATTGATGCCGGCCAGCAGCGTCGGGCGGTTTTTAATCCTAACAGCGGCATGACTCGCTTGGTGACCGGCCGAGTCTCCAAAGCTTCTGCAGAACAACGGAAAGGCCGGGCGGGGCGTATCGAACCGGGTGTGTGCTACCGGCTGTGGAGTGAATCCGAACAGTTTGGGCTGGCGGATTTTACCCCGCCAGAGATTCAAGAAGCTGATCTGGCGCCTTTGGTGTTGGAGTTGGCTCAATGGGGCGCTCGTACGCCTGATCAGGTGGCGTGGATTGACTCTCCGCCTCTCGCCCACTGGCAGCAGGCGGTCACGTTGTTGCAGTGGCTGGATTTGCTTGATGCCGAAGGTGCCATAACCGACCACGGCAAGGCCGCTCGGGAACTGGGGATGCATCCGCGCTTGGCGCACATGGTGCTTAAAGGGCGTGCTTTGGGGTTGGGGCAACTGGCGGTTGAGTTGGCCGCGCTGCTGGAAGAGCGGGATTTGTTGGGCCCCGGTTCCGGGGCGGATCTGCACGAACGCATCCGGGTATTGCGCGGCGAACGCGGTCATCGCGGGCTAGATGTGGCGCGGTTGAACGCGATCAAACAAGCAGCGAAACGACTTCACCGAGGGGAAACAGCTTCCGGGTTGCCGACCGAAACCGACGTTGGCCGGGTGTTGGCGCAGGCCTACCCTGACCGCATTGCCCGCCGCAGACCGGGCAGTACGCCCCGCTACCAATTGAGTAACGGGAAAGGTGCGGTGTTGCGGGAAGATGACGCTTTGGCACGCCAGGAGTGGTTGGTCGCTGCCGATCTGGACGGCAAAGCCCGGGAAGCGACCATATACTTGGCGACACCGGTGGATCTTGCTGACCTAGAGCAGGGCCTCGCGGCTCATATTGAGGATCGGGAAGAAGCCCTGTGGGATGATAAACGGGGCACCGTCGTGGCGCGAAAAGTTCGCATGCTGGGTTCTTTAGTGTTGGCTGAGAAGGCTTTGGCTCAGGTTGCGCCAGAATTGTTTCAGCAAGGACTGTTAGACGCGGTGCGTCGTAAAGGTTGGGATAGCCTGCCTTGGATTCCAGCAGCCCGGCAATGGTGCGCCCGAGTGCGATTACTGGCAGGAGAGTATCCCGGCGAATGGCCAGATGTCAGCGGTTCTGCGTTGCTGGACACCTTGGAAATTTGGCTGGCGCCTTATTTAACAGGCATGAAACGTTGGACCGATTTGACCGGTCTGAATCTGGTTCAGGCGCTGAATACACTGCTGGATTACCCACAACAACAGCGGTTGGAAGAACTTGCCCCCCGTGCGCTGACGATACCCACCGGCCAGAGCGTCACCCTCGATTACAGCGCCGACAACGGTCCCGTGCTGGCGGCCAAGCTGCAGGCGTTATTTGGCTGGACGGAAACCCCCAAAGTTGCCGGGGGCCGCGTACCGGTGGTTATTCATCTGCTATCACCGGCCCAGCGGCCGTTGGCGGTCACCGCAGATTTGGCCAGCTTCTGGCGTAATGCATACCCCGAGGTGCGTAAGGACACTCGAGGGCGTTACCCCAAGCACCCTTGGCCGGAAGACCCGCTGACTGCGCAAGCACAGCAAGGCACCAAAAAACGACCGGCCAAGTGA